The window TCACGATTTCATGAACGTCAACGTTGAATCCTTCTCTCAGCTTCCGTTCATCCGCCGTACACCTCCCAAAGAAAAAGGCTCCATTATTCGTCTCTTCGGCCAAGAGCTAGTCGGAGATAACTCCTCCGGCACTGCTCAACAGGAGGAGGACATTCTTGAAACCACAACCACCAAGATCAACGACGAGAGCTCGGAGAATGTTAaggacaaagaaaaagaaaaagacagcAGCAATAACAGGAGATTCGAGTGTCACTACTGTTTCAGAAACTTCCCGACCTCTCAAGCCCTAGGTGGACACCAAAACGCTCACAAACGCGAACGCCAACACGCCAAACGCGGTTCTATGCCATCATACCTTCATCAGTCTGGCTCTCACCACGTCTACGGCTTCCTCAACAACCACCACCACCGTCACTATCCCTCGTGGACAACGGAAGCTAGATTctacggtggtggtggtggagtaGCACAACAAACGCCGTCGTATTACTCACGcactcttcctcctcctcctccttcttctaACACACCGACGATCAACGGAAGTCCTTTAGGTTTGTGGCGTGTACCGCCTTCCACGTCAGCAAACGCTATTCATAGCGTTTACTCAGCTTCACCAGCGTTTAGGACGCATGACCAGGAGAGTAAGGAGCCGCATTGGCCTTACAAGTTGATGAAACCTAATGTTCAAGATCATGTGAGTCTCGATCTTCATCTTTGACACTTTTTTTGGTGTCCATATCATTTTAACTTAGCCGTGATGAGACTCGTTCAACGAACGGTGAGGCcaatgtgaaaaaaaaaatgacgaGATATTCATGTTTTGTAAGGAGAACCGGCATGATGTGTAGATCTTGAACCTTTGAGGTTTCTTTCTTCAGATTCtgagtttatatatattaataaaagaataatttctgatttaagtttataaaaatatatatgttcaaTCATTCATTTCTGAGTTCTGTTATGGCTTCAAAAATCAAAGAGGAACATTAAATTAATAGCCATAGAAGTCATATATGCTCGTACTTTCTCTGTTGTTGCAGTCAAGAAAATTCAAGTCTCGATCAATGTTTCATTAACTCAAATTGTATGTCTGTTTAACCATTAAATAAACCCCACAAGTCTCTTTAGTGCCAAACGTTTACAGCACCTGTTTGATAGAACGGTCTTTTACCGAACCAAGAGCCAAAGAAGAAAGCTCttgatgttgatgatgatgatgattcggTGAGTGTGGGGATCACTGAAGACAATGGACTAAACAAAAGGGGgtatagagagaaagagagctgAGAAGTGAAAGTGGTCCATGATTACAAATGTAGAGTTAAACCAAAGAGCGCTTTCATATCTATCTCAAACACACTGAACCTAAAGCTAAAGCTTTAACCTAAAATAAAAAGCTTTCTTCTTTAGTTTCTTTTCAAACCTTATTCGAGCAATTCAAAGAGTAGCATCAACCAAGATATATACCATGTATTTACTTGTTCATCTCTACGCATATAGCATAATCAATATTTAATGGACTTGAAAAAAGTAGTTAGAATCCGCCACACATGACATGATCATGTCTCTTTGCTAATTGCCTCCAAGAGAGTAGAGTTTTGATAGAAGCCCATAATGCCTTTAAAATAAAAGGCCTACAAGAATGATAAGTATTGATGGTATCTATAATAAGAAGCAAGGATATCAATCCTCGTACCTAACATGTGTTACACTAATCAAAAACATTAAAGACTACAGTATAGTATAGCTACGACTTTTAGATAGACCAAACATTTCAAAAGCTTGACTTTTCTAGTTTTGGCATGACTTCAATAACAGATATATGTGGCATTGCCTGCACCATATATATACCCATAATTAGATCATTTCTTTTTCCAACAACTCATGATGGTTATAGTTACATAATGCATTTCAGTACCAAAGCTTAATAATTACCTTGGTACTCTTCTCTAATTAATTATGTTATGAAACGTTGTAGCATGCATGATTTGTATAATATCTAACTAATGAGCTATAAACTGCTTAACTGACATTAACCACAAATCACAATGTCTAATCAGATTATTGTGATAACGATGGACCACGGTGCAAACTCAGCCCATCATAAGGTTATTCAGACAAGTCCTATGGgaacataaaaacaaataaaaagacaTATATGCACTCGTCGAACAGTTGTTTGGATAACAAAGCTGCAGAGGCTAAACCAGAGAACACAGTACATCTGAGAATTACGTGATGGTTTTATCAAATTATGGAAAATTTTAAGGATATGGTGGTGTACATGTCAAAGAGTTAACATCAAGAGCAGCTAGAAAAGGACCCCACTAAAGTTAATGCAATGTAGAAGAAAGCATGTGATGAAGAACATGATAAAAGAAGCACATAATAAAGACGTGTGAAGAGCACACACATACATTATATAACCTTAGGACCACTTTTCTCTGCTCTCTTGTCTCTTTTTTTAGATTAGATTTGTAAAAGGACTAGTGGAAGTTAAGGAACATCGGCCCACAACCCTAGGAAAATTGCAACTTGAGGATGATAGTTCGAACAGTAGACATCTCAAAccactttcaaattaaaacTCAATCTGATTCATACAACGATGTAAGCTTCCAAAATGGTGGTCTTGTTTTGGTAACCTAAGCTACATAAAGTTCCACCGACACTATAGACCATGTGGTTAGTTTATCCTTTAGACTCTGAATTTTTGTACTATACTAATTTTTCAGCATCTACTTCTCAGATGATGTTATGTAAAGATGGACAAACATATCACAACCAAAGTTAATTTCATTTGCAAAAGGTAGCCACTGAGGAAACATGGTTCTTGTAGTTACATGACTGCTTGTCTGCTTATAAAATGAACTAAGAAGGCAGGGTAGGCTATGAGATTTTGAGAATCATATACCATTTAGTAAAAATTTCAATAGTTTAGAAgcctaaatttatttatttttacaaattaaaaaaattatttacatacaattcttttcaaaaattttggaAAATTGAGGCGAAGGCTTCATCAGATTCGGCCCATGATCAAGCGATTATAATAACAATGGACAgggaaacaaataaattttgatgACTGAAGATGGAAAGGAACACAAATTACAAttacattatattttgtataactaACATTATGCTAGTTAGAATCAGAAAAGTACAAGTTCTACATGCACAATCATATAAATCAGTTTTCATGCTATCCACAACAGAAGATAACTGGAGATACTATGATGCTCTTTCTTTCACCCAACAGCCAAGACAGGTACTTTCCAGTGCATTAACTAAAGCTACCCAAAACCATGCCCAAATATTTAATAATGGGCCTAATGGGCTTCTTATTTCAGCCCAAAGAAAGACATCATCTTCTAACTCGAGATGATGCCCTACAAagtcttctctctctctgctaCTCTATCTTCTTCTTTCGATTTAGTACAGAAGCTGCAGTTTATCAATGCATTCCCTTTCgtttccatcttcttctttagCCCTTCTACCTTCTCTTTCTGCCTCAGGTTCTTCGCAACTAAAGAAGCTAAATTTTCTTCAAAGTCACTACCTTTCTCCTAAGCTTCTTTTACTCTCCACTAAACAGTCTAATGTCTCTCGTCACAGAGCGTTTTCACTTTCCTCCTCTTCCCCACCAGAGGAAACAGTCTCCATGGTCGATTTCCACGAGAAAGATTGGTCCTTTCTCGAATCCATGGAAACCCAACAGACCCAGAAGCTCGAAAAGATCGTAAAGGCTGGAGAAGTAACAGAGTCTTCGAGGGTTCTGGTCTCGTTTAGCTCAGAAGCTTTCGTTGATCGTCTGGTGGAATCTTCGCCTTCCCAGCTCTTGCTTATAGTCCACGACTCCCTTTTCATGTTGGCCTGCGTCAAAGAAAAATACGACAAAGTCAAATGCTGGCAGGGAGAGTTGATCTATGTTCCAGAGAAATGGTCTCCGTTAGATGTCGTGTTTCTCTACTTCCTTCCAGCTTTGCCTTTTGGTCTGGACGAGGTGTTCAAGACACTGTCTCAACGTTGTTCCTCAGGTAACAGTGTTCTGAACCATGTCTTTGTTGGCTCTTGGTTGGTTTCTAACACAGTTTGGTCCTAACAGGTGCACGAGTAGTAATCAGTCACCCGCAAGGTAGAGAGGGCTTGAAGCAGCAAAGGAAGGAGTTTTCAGACGTTGTTGTCTCTGATTTACCTGATGACTCCACCTTGAAGAGTGTTGCTAAGAAGCATTCGTTTGAGTTAACGGAGTTTGTTGATGAACAAGGACTTTACCTTGCTGTACTTACCTTCTCCAAACAATAGATTATCATGTTTCCTGTCTGTCTTTGTAATGAAACACACGATTCATTTTGAGCAAATCAGAACCTTTttgaaaagataaataaaatgtaaagaAACTCTTGTGGGAGAGATCTTCACATGAAATGAAATAAACTGCGTTCTGGATTACAATCCTCCATAACGCCAAACAAATCCAAAAGTAAACGGTGTATAAAACCTTGTCCAGTAAACTGTATAAAAAGCTTTTAGAAGATAGAAAACCTCAAGCTGTTGCTTTCCGCAAACAAGCTGTACTCTTCACCTACTGtgctctctttcttcttcatagTGTGGTTACCAAACGCATGATCTCCTGAGAGCTGCAGGGAGAAGTCCCCCAAGATCCCAATGGAATCAGCAGGAATCGAGTTACTTCCTGCAACAGGACCACTAAAGTGGAACAAAGAGAAGTCTTCGCCACTATCAGTTTCCACTTGAGAAAATccgttaattttattttcatctgCTGCTTCCTTTGGCTCAAGAGTTTGAACTTGGTCCACGGTGTTCATTGTGTTGATTTCAGCAAACGGGTAAAACATTGGAGCTGGCCCAGAGTGGAAAAAAGGGGTTGCTGAATGGTTCAATGGCGTACCATACTGTACATATGGGGACTCTCCATTCAGACTGTATGCAAGAGGACCTGCGTATACATAATGGTTCGGATGAGGGAATGGCATCAATCCGTTGGCTGGAGCTGCAGACCAAGAGACTGGAGCTTGATGATAGTAACCCATTGTGGCAGGACTCTGGAAGACAGGCAACGGTATACTCTGCATTTGGGGAAACATCATGCTTTGTGGCTGTGACAGGTATGAGGAACAAGTATTCACAGTGGGTACCGTATTGTCCACGCTTTGGCTAAGAACCGTAAAAGGAGTTCCAGACTTTTCACTTTCCCCGTTTTCAGCTGGATGGTTAGACATTTTCACAATCCTTAGAACGTCTCTTTCATCAACACTCTTCTCTGCGTCTTTCTTTATCACCTTCTCGTGACAGTCATGCACATCGTTTTCAGTGCCCACTAGATTCTCTCTTCCTTCGAAGTGCTGACTGGCGTCTTCCGGATCAGACATCGGGGAGGATTCAGAGTTTCCGCTGTTTGAAGAAGCTGTATTGCTGTCTCCTTCACTGAGACATGAAGAGCAATTATCTGAGCTGGAGGTTCTACTCATTATAGGATCTTTCGAGTACAGGACATCGTTCTTTGATGTTAAGTGAACTTCCATCTTCTTGCCTTCCTCGGTTGGGTTAATATACTTCCCAGAAACCCAACTGTAGTCACTATGATTAGCACTATCCAACTTTTCTGTAGCCTTGCATTCAGACTCTGTGTCAGCTAACTTCACAGCGAGACTAACATCTTCAACCTCTTCTGCCTTAAATGTTGAACATGTAACTGGTGGTGCGTCAGAGTGTGAGCTGTTTCGCGGATGCTTCAGCTGCGTGGAGTCCAAAACCTTTCTCACAGTTACTGGCATGCCTCTGGTTGCAGATATATTAGATTCTGCCTTTTGCCAGTATCCATTAATGGGTTTATAACTGCAAGAATGGTCATCGTACCTCCCACCAGACCTAATGCTGTTTGGTTTACCACCAGTCTTCAAAGCTTTGAccttcatatttttatttgacccGTTAAGATGTCTTGACGACAGTTCCAAGCTATCGTTACAGTACCTTGTCTCAGCCATATGAACAAAAGAAGCATTTTCCGGATGTCTACATTTATCTGACCACCTCATAGCATGATCATGCTGAACTTCTTTCCATATTCTTTCCGTCTGATGAACAGGTATTTGCCTATCATTCGTACAGCACCCATTTTCATGATCTATAATCTCTCTATCTGTGCTATCAGAATAGTGCGCCTCCGCGGTTGAAGTAATGCAACCATCCAAACACTCACTATCTTCATCATCAGGAGAATCAGGTGGAGACAATTCTACATCTCCAGTTTCAGTTCCTGACTCCTCGCAGTTTATGGTATCGTTTGACTCCTCATCAAGATTCATAGAGCCTTCTTCTTCCCTTGACAAATTTGGCAGCATTGCTTTATCAATACATTTTGGATTCTTCTGCTCTTTTTCTCGTTCTTTTTCCTTCAACCTCTCTTTTTTACGAAGTTTCTTCTCCCTCTCTTTTGTTCTTTTCCGCTCTTTTCGCTCCTCTTCTTCaagcttttctttttcttcttcctcaagaAGCTTCTTCTGCAAGTGTTAAGATGATGGACTCGTTGGAcagaaaaagaataaaatgcCTTCTTAAATTGCATAGATTGTCAAAAGGTCCAATCAAGATAGCAAACAAACCTGCTTCTCCAAGGTGACAATTTCCTTGCAGGCAACATAAACACGTTGCTCTAATAGTTTCGATGAAAGGCAGACAAATATACTGTGTGCATTTTGACGGGCTGTACCATCCCTAAATGCCTTTTCAACCTAAGATATCATTTATGAAGAGAGAGTATTGAATACACATACATAAAGCACATAAAAATAGATGGGGAGTGAACTTAGACGAATCTATAACAAACCTGCTCCTTGAAAATAACCGTTGCAGCATCTAGAAGAAACTCTCGAGCAAGTTCTGGACTCTTAGCGTGCTTTTGCGGACGGAAGCACTCACCATCAAGCTCATTCCCATCTTTGTCTAATTCACTCTTGTATATTGTAAATGCAATGACAATTTTTTAGCAAGGAGATATCTTATCTGCAAAGTTGTAAATATCTAAAGGGTCTCTGTCAAAAGCTTCGATTACCTCTTCTTCCTCAACCTCTTCCGCATGCTCAAAAAACATTCGGATGCATTTCCCTCTTTTAATTGTAACAAAGCCATCCCCAACCACAAGCCTGGAATGAACGCATTGTTGGCATCCCAATGCATGGGCTTTGACTGATACCTCGGAGGAGCggccattttttttaaatgcccTAAGAGTAATGTAGCATTCTTTTAATCCATGAAGGTTTAGGCCACTGACTTGGGCACTCCTATTACTGCCTACTCGTCTGAAATCGAGGATATCGGATTCGCCTTTGTCAGTTCCAATAGCCCACTCGAACTGATGATATCCAGCATTCTCTGTAAAATTTTGACTCCAGTCTGCTCTAACGGAATCAATGCCCACCTGAGATATTGCAATTAAACTTCTTATTCTACCTTGGAATTTAAGCTTCTTAGGTGTACAGGTAAATCTACTCTTGTAGTATAAGGTACATGAATCCACAAAGAGGAAAATGTTAAGAAAGATAAAAGACCTGATATTGAAAAGCTGTATCCGCAACACAAAACCATTCGGTACATTGTGGTTTCCTTTGTATTCTTTTAAGTTCCTTAAGCGCTTTAAACTCTCGGATAACATTTTTCCTGCAGTCTCTACAAAACTTCTTGCGGTCGAATCTGTGGTTTGAAAGGTCAACATGTTACTGAggaatggaaaaaaaaagacacaataccatgaaaagaagtttaagAGAATACAACAACTAAGTAATGCATGCAATCATCATAGTTGAAAGACTACATCCCTAaccatttttttcaatttaagaCAGGCAACTTAAGTTCTAAGAGTTAACAATACACCCTAAGTAAAGAAACCAGATCATAGCCAAACATCCAAAAAAACCATCAAATCAACAAATGAAAAAGACCTGGAAGTTAGCCTTCCAATGAAATCCTCTTCTTTCATAGTGAAAAGTGACAGACGGCTTTGGTCTTCTAAAGCAGAATAAAAATCAACTAAAGTATCAGCAGAGAGCCATCTGGTATGCAAAGCACAAGCTTCTCTTGTTCCATGACCTTTACCATAACCTTGACTTATCCAAACCCTTCCATCGCCACCACAAGCATCAGGATAAAGCAACTCACGCTCCCTCTCTCGCGCACGTGCACTCTCAAACACCTACCAAACAACAACCAATacattcttattattattattattttttaacaacgaacaaacggctattctattactcaaacttacAGTTTGCAGCACTTTGAAAGATTTGGGATACAAATAGCAATCAAGAAGCGTGAGCGATTCATCCCTAGTCGCGGTGATTCCTCCCCACTGATGAGCGTAGGGGTTACTGAGAGCTGAGCTGTTTTTCGATGATCCTTTCTTCTGTTGCAACGAAACGATCTGCAAGAAGCCTTCGAGGAGAAGGCCGTGGCATCTAGAGCAGCACATGTTCTTGCGCGCCTGCTCAAAGAGAGCTTGCCTGTCGATCCGGAGAAGCTTCTGCTTAGCTTTCGGAGACAACTCGCTCCAAAACTGTATTCAATTAgttcaaaacaaaattcaattTCATTGACACGTGTCAAATCATCATGAGAGTTAGATGAATGGGAGGAGGAGAAGGACCTTGTGGAGCTGAATGTAACTGACTCCGTCGACGTCACTGGACCAAAACCGAGAGGAGGAGTGGTCATCCTTGTGTGCCATCTAACACTCGTCTCTAATCTTCAACAACCAATGAGATTCTTCATCGAAGAGACTAGTAAAGCGGATTCAAAGCTCAGCCGAatcggaaaaaaaaatcaacgaaATTAAATTGGTGGAGGAAAATGAATTGGGTGAATAATCTTGATAAACCCGATGATGATGTTTTCTCCGGATTGAGATCCCTTTGATGGAGGGAGGGAAGGAATCGAATCAAAAATTGGATTGAATCGGGAAAGAGAACGCGAGGAAGACGATTACGATGAGATTCGCTCGCGGAGCAGCTAAATATACATCAGGCGAGACgcgttagagagagagaaagagagagagagagttgctGGCTTGGAAAGAGGGTTAGGAAATGTTAAAATGAAATTACCTTAACCTATAATATGCAAAGAGATCTAGCTAACATGGTGACAGGCATGAGTGCTTTCATCATCAAAATGTATGGTCATGAaccataaattataaaaatctgTTCCGgccagtttttttttattttattttatgttttggaTTTAGCCTCCTAAATCTcaaagttttatatatatagatggaTTAAATTCAGTTAATAATATTTCggttttatgtatattttataacttttttgatatctattttaaatttaaattcattTCAGATTCTTTAACAATACTTAGGATTTAGTTACTTAAATTGAAATAGTTTTATGattgaatatttgaaataattatttaaattttagatactattttgttacaaaaaaaaatactaatttgttttttttttcttggatttTTTTAATCCCTTTCGGATTTGGGTCGATGATATTCAATATCCAAACTACTGTAGACCGATTCAGTACTTTTACCTGATGATTCCACCATGAGGAATGTTGCTAAGAAGCATTCATTTGAGCTACCCATAGGACTTTACCTTGCTGTTCTCCAAACAATAGATTATACCAGAGAACCATCTATAGATCGTCTTCTGTATTGaaattattcattttaaataaatctgaatctttgaaaataataaagaaaaaaaaaactcttgcaGAGGATCTTTACACGAAATGAAATAAACCACCAAACAAGTCCAAAGTAAACTGTATAAACCCTTTCCAGTAAACAGTATAAACCTCTTAGAAGAGAGAAAACCTCAAACAGTTACTTTCCGCAAACAAATTGTACTCTTCACCTACTgtcctctctttcttcttcttattaatGTCGCCAAACACATGGTCTCCCGAGAACTGCAAGGAGAAGTCCCCCAAAACCCCATCTTTGGGATTAGCAGGATTCGACCTACTTGCTGTAGAAAGAGCAACCGGCCCACCAAAGTGGAACAAGGAGAAGTCCTCGCCACTATCAGTTTCCTGACCTCTTCTGCTTGGAGTTTTCACTGGAGACATTCTGTTTATTTTCCTTTCATCTGCTGCTTCCTTCAGATAACTGTGCTCAAGTGGCTCAAGAGTTTGAACTTGTTCAACAGTGTTGACTTCAGCATACGGATGATAAAGGGGAGCTGGCCCGGAGTTGTAGAAAGGGGTTGCTGAATGGTTCAATGGGGTCCCGTACTGCAGGCATAACGGTGAATCTCCATTCAGATTGTATCCAAGAGTACCTGCGTACACATAATGGTTAGGATGAGGGAAGGGCATCAATCCATTGGCTGGAGCTGCAGACCAAGAGACTGGAGCTTGATGGTAGTAACCCATTGTTGCAGGAGACTGGAAGACAGGCAACGGTATACTCTGGTTAAGCATTTGAGGAAACATCATGCTTTGTGGCTGGGACAGGTAGGAACCAGTTATAACACTGGGTACCGTATTGTCCAGGCTTTGGCTAAGAACCGTAGAAGGAGTTTCTGATAATTTACTTTCCTCGTTTTCAACTGGATGGTTGGACATTTTCTTAATCCTTAGAAGGTCTCTTTCATCGATACTCTTCTCTGTCTCCTTCTCTATCATCTTCTCGTGACAGTCATGCATTTCATTGTCCACTAGTTTCTCTTCCAAGTCAGACATCGGGGAGGATACAGTGTTTCTGCTGTTTGAAGACGATGTATTGCTGTCTCCTTCACTGAGACATGAAGAGCAATTATCTGAACTGGAGCTTCTACTCATTATAGGATCTTTCGAGTACATGTCATCATTCTTCGATATTAAGTGAACTTCCATCTTCTTGTCTTCCTCAATTGGATTAATATAATTACCAGAAAACCTGATGCAATCACTACCCAACTTTTCTGAAGCATTGCATTCAGACTGTGTATCAGCTAACTTCACAGCGAAACTAACATCGACAACCTCTTCTGCATCAGAGTGTGAGCTGTTTCGCGGATGCTTCACCTGCGTGGAGTCCAAAACCTTTCTCACAGTTACTGGCATACCTCTGGCTGCCGATATATTAGATTCTGCCTTTTCCCAGTATCCATTACTGGGTTTGTAACTGCAAGAATGGTCATCGTACCTCTCACCATTCCTCTTGTCTGAACACTGAAACCCCTGATGAGACCTAATGCTGTTTGGTTTACCACCAGGCTTCGAAGCTTTCACCCTCAGATTTTTATTTGACCCATTAGGATGTCTTGAAGACCGTTCTATCCATAATCTTTCCGTCTGATGAACAGGTCCTGGGCTATCATTTGTACAGCACCCATTTTCATGATCTATAATCTCTTTATCAGTGCTATCAGAATAGTGGGTCTCCGCGGTTGAAGTAATGCAACCATCCAAACACTCTCCATCTTGATCATCAGGAGTACCAGGTGAAGACAATTCTACATCTCCAGTTTCAATTCCTGTGTCCTCACAGTTTATGGTGTTGTTTGACTCCTCATCAAGATTCATAGAGCCTTCTTCTGCTCGTTTTTCTCGTTCCTTATCAATAAACTTTGGGTTCTTCTGCTCTTTTTCCTTCAACCTCTCTTTTCTACGAAGTTTTTTCTCcctttcttttgttcttttccGCTCTTTTCGCTCCTCTTCTTCacgcttttctttttcttcttcctcaagaAGCTTATTCTGCAAGTGTTAAGATGATGAAATTGTTGGACAGAAAATGGGTAACATGTCATGCGAAATTGCACAAATAGTCAAAAAGTACAATCAAGATAGCAAACAAACCTGCTTCTCCAAGGTGATAATTTCCTTGCAGGCAACATGAACACGTTGTTCTAGTAGTTTCGATGAGAGGCAGATAAATATAATGTGGGCATTTTGACGGGCTGTACCATCCCTAAATGCCTTTTCAACCTAAGACATTATTATGAAGAGAAGGTGAACTTAGAGAAATACACCTACATAAAGCGCAGAATAAAAACAGAAGAATCTATAACAAACCTGCTCCTTGAATATAACCATTGCAGCATCTAGAAGAAACTCTCGAGCAAGTTCTGGACTCTTAGCGTGCTTTTGTGGACGGAAGCACTCACCATCAAGCTCATTCCCATCTTTGTCCATCGCGACTTcattcttatatatttattggaaatacaatgaaaatattttagcaAGGGCCAAGGAGATATCATATCTGCAAAGTAGTAAATATCTAAAGGGTCTCAATCAAAAAGCAGTGAAGCTTCGATTACCTCTTCTTCCTCAACCTCTTCGGCATGCTCAAAAAACATTCGGATGCATTTCCCTCTTTTAATTGTAACAAATCCATCCCCAACCACAAGCCTTGAATGAACGCATTGTTGGCATCCCAATGCATGGGCTTTGACTGATATCTCGGAGGAGCGACCATTTTTCTTAAATGCCCTAAGAGTAATGTAGCATTCTTTTAACCCATGAAGGTCTAGGCCACTGGCTTGG is drawn from Brassica rapa cultivar Chiifu-401-42 chromosome A05, CAAS_Brap_v3.01, whole genome shotgun sequence and contains these coding sequences:
- the LOC103866601 gene encoding zinc finger protein 8, whose translation is MEETNGRRETHDFMNVNVESFSQLPFIRRTPPKEKGSIIRLFGQELVGDNSSGTAQQEEDILETTTTKINDESSENVKDKEKEKDSSNNRRFECHYCFRNFPTSQALGGHQNAHKRERQHAKRGSMPSYLHQSGSHHVYGFLNNHHHRHYPSWTTEARFYGGGGGVAQQTPSYYSRTLPPPPPSSNTPTINGSPLGLWRVPPSTSANAIHSVYSASPAFRTHDQESKEPHWPYKLMKPNVQDHVSLDLHL
- the LOC103866602 gene encoding uncharacterized protein LOC103866602; protein product: MHSLSFPSSSLALLPSLSASGSSQLKKLNFLQSHYLSPKLLLLSTKQSNVSRHRAFSLSSSSPPEETVSMVDFHEKDWSFLESMETQQTQKLEKIVKAGEVTESSRVLVSFSSEAFVDRLVESSPSQLLLIVHDSLFMLACVKEKYDKVKCWQGELIYVPEKWSPLDVVFLYFLPALPFGLDEVFKTLSQRCSSGARVVISHPQGREGLKQQRKEFSDVVVSDLPDDSTLKSVAKKHSFELTEFVDEQGLYLAVLTFSKQ
- the LOC103866604 gene encoding uncharacterized protein LOC103866604, encoding MAHKDDHSSSRFWSSDVDGVSYIQLHKFWSELSPKAKQKLLRIDRQALFEQARKNMCCSRCHGLLLEGFLQIVSLQQKKGSSKNSSALSNPYAHQWGGITATRDESLTLLDCYLYPKSFKVLQTVFESARARERERELLYPDACGGDGRVWISQGYGKGHGTREACALHTRWLSADTLVDFYSALEDQSRLSLFTMKEEDFIGRLTSRFDRKKFCRDCRKNVIREFKALKELKRIQRKPQCTEWFCVADTAFQYQVGIDSVRADWSQNFTENAGYHQFEWAIGTDKGESDILDFRRVGSNRSAQVSGLNLHGLKECYITLRAFKKNGRSSEVSVKAHALGCQQCVHSRLVVGDGFVTIKRGKCIRMFFEHAEEVEEEESELDKDGNELDGECFRPQKHAKSPELAREFLLDAATVIFKEQVEKAFRDGTARQNAHSIFVCLSSKLLEQRVYVACKEIVTLEKQKKLLEEEEKEKLEEEERKERKRTKEREKKLRKKERLKEKEREKEQKNPKCIDKAMLPNLSREEEGSMNLDEESNDTINCEESGTETGDVELSPPDSPDDEDSECLDGCITSTAEAHYSDSTDREIIDHENGCCTNDRQIPVHQTERIWKEVQHDHAMRWSDKCRHPENASFVHMAETRYCNDSLELSSRHLNGSNKNMKVKALKTGGKPNSIRSGGRYDDHSCSYKPINGYWQKAESNISATRGMPVTVRKVLDSTQLKHPRNSSHSDAPPVTCSTFKAEEVEDVSLAVKLADTESECKATEKLDSANHSDYSWVSGKYINPTEEGKKMEVHLTSKNDVLYSKDPIMSRTSSSDNCSSCLSEGDSNTASSNSGNSESSPMSDPEDASQHFEGRENLVGTENDVHDCHEKVIKKDAEKSVDERDVLRIVKMSNHPAENGESEKSGTPFTVLSQSVDNTVPTVNTCSSYLSQPQSMMFPQMQSIPLPVFQSPATMGYYHQAPVSWSAAPANGLMPFPHPNHYVYAGPLAYSLNGESPYVQYGTPLNHSATPFFHSGPAPMFYPFAEINTMNTVDQVQTLEPKEAADENKINGFSQVETDSGEDFSLFHFSGPVAGSNSIPADSIGILGDFSLQLSGDHAFGNHTMKKKESTVGEEYSLFAESNSLRFSIF
- the LOC103866603 gene encoding uncharacterized protein LOC103866603, whose product is MLGLSHKDDHSSSGFWSSDVDGVSYKQLDKFWSELSPRARQELLRIDRQALFEQARKSMCCSRCNSLLLECFLQIVSQGSSKSSPKDQTFLSRNFCNTSALSQWGGLAAARDGSLTVLDCYLYAKSFKVLQNVFESARVRERERELLYPDACGGDGRVWISQGYGKGYGTRDSCALHTTWLSCETLVDFWSALEDESRQSLFTMKEEDFIDRLTSRFDCKKFCRDCRKNVIREFKSLKELKRMQRKPQCTEWFCAADTAFQYQVGSNSVRADWSQHFTENAGYHQFEWAIGTEKGETDILEFKRVGSNKSAQASGLDLHGLKECYITLRAFKKNGRSSEISVKAHALGCQQCVHSRLVVGDGFVTIKRGKCIRMFFEHAEEVEEEENEVAMDKDGNELDGECFRPQKHAKSPELAREFLLDAAMVIFKEQVEKAFRDGTARQNAHIIFICLSSKLLEQRVHVACKEIITLEKQNKLLEEEEKEKREEEERKERKRTKEREKKLRRKERLKEKEQKNPKFIDKEREKRAEEGSMNLDEESNNTINCEDTGIETGDVELSSPGTPDDQDGECLDGCITSTAETHYSDSTDKEIIDHENGCCTNDSPGPVHQTERLWIERSSRHPNGSNKNLRVKASKPGGKPNSIRSHQGFQCSDKRNGERYDDHSCSYKPSNGYWEKAESNISAARGMPVTVRKVLDSTQVKHPRNSSHSDAEEVVDVSFAVKLADTQSECNASEKLGSDCIRFSGNYINPIEEDKKMEVHLISKNDDMYSKDPIMSRSSSSDNCSSCLSEGDSNTSSSNSRNTVSSPMSDLEEKLVDNEMHDCHEKMIEKETEKSIDERDLLRIKKMSNHPVENEESKLSETPSTVLSQSLDNTVPSVITGSYLSQPQSMMFPQMLNQSIPLPVFQSPATMGYYHQAPVSWSAAPANGLMPFPHPNHYVYAGTLGYNLNGDSPLCLQYGTPLNHSATPFYNSGPAPLYHPYAEVNTVEQVQTLEPLEHSYLKEAADERKINRMSPVKTPSRRGQETDSGEDFSLFHFGGPVALSTASRSNPANPKDGVLGDFSLQFSGDHVFGDINKKKKERTVGEEYNLFAESNCLRFSLF